The following are encoded in a window of Hippocampus zosterae strain Florida unplaced genomic scaffold, ASM2543408v3 HiC_scaffold_291, whole genome shotgun sequence genomic DNA:
- the LOC127594864 gene encoding uncharacterized calcium-binding protein B0563.7-like, with product MFKKREIQEMIDKGRIKPLSPTEIARQKRIHKVKSDAAREYLKVSENREWMVKHGKQYLVDFTQNELKAMKKYFNALDEKNEGSIGAKELEELLISMGLAENAVQVRRLIETVDEDRSGRIEFDEFMEMIKSEGNA from the coding sequence ATGTTCAAGAAACGAGAGATCCAAGAGATGATCGACAAGGGGAGGATCAAGCCGCTATCCCCAACCGAGATCGCCCGGCAAAAACGCATCCACAAGGTGAAGTCCGACGCGGCCCGGGAGTACCTCAAGGTCAGTGAAAATCGAGAGTGGATGGTCAAACACGGCAAGCAGTATCTAGTGGACTTCACCCAGAACGAACTCAAAGCCATGAAGAAGTACTTTAACGccctggatgaaaaaaatgagggcAGCATCGGAGCCAAGGAATTGGAAGAACTGCTGATTTCGATGGGGCTGGCAGAAAACGCGGTACAGGTCAGGAGGCTGATCGAGACGGTCGATGAAGACCGTTCCGGCAGGATCGAGTTCGACGAGTTCATGGAAATGATCAAGTCGGAGGGCAACGCCTAG
- the LOC127594865 gene encoding rRNA 2'-O-methyltransferase fibrillarin-like: MVKDFQGGKPFNKGGSGGKPFNKGGPGGKPRPGAKVLVKPHRLPGIYTVSMGREEAIATRNMTPGEGVYNEKRVSVLQGEEKIEYRVWNPFRSKIAAAVVGGIKDINIKPGYKVLYLGASSGTTVSHVSDLVGENGIVYAVEFSNRSGRDLVNMSKKRPNIVPIIHDARKPMDYRFLLGMVDTVFADVAQPDQARIIAENSKCFLKNGGHFMISIKANCIDSTLEPKVVFEQEINRLKEYGLKPQMKLTLEPYERDHAIVVGAFRP; the protein is encoded by the coding sequence ATGGTCAAGGATTTCCAGGGCGGTAAGCCTTTCAACAAAGGTGGGTCAGGTGGGAAGCCCTTCAATAAGGGCGGGCCGGGTGGGAAGCCTCGGCCTGGGGCCAAGGTGCTTGTCAAGCCTCACCGGCTGCCTGGCATCTACACGGTGTCCATGGGCCGTGAAGAGGCAATCGCCACTCGCAACATGACTCCCGGGGAAGGCGTCTACAACGAAAAAAGGGTCAGTGTTCTCCAAGGCGAGGAGAAGATCGAGTACCGCGTCTGGAACCCTTTCCGATCCAAGATCGCAGCAGCTGTGGTCGGAGGAATCAAGGACATCAATATCAAGCCGGGCTACAAGGTGCTGTACCTGGGGGCCAGCTCAGGAACCACCGTCAGCCATGTCAGTGACTTGGTGGGTGAGAATGGTATCGTCTATGCTGTCGAGTTTTCAAACCGATCCGGCCGGGATCTCGTGAACATGTCGAAAAAGAGACCGAACATCGTCCCGATCATCCATGACGCCCGCAAGCCTATGGACTACCGGTTCCTCTTGGGCATGGTGGACACGGTGTTCGCAGATGTCGCCCAGCCCGACCAGGCCCGCATCATCGCAGAGAACAGCAAGTGCTTCCTCAAGAACGGAGGTCACTTCATGATCTCCATCAAGGCCAACTGCATCGACTCCACCCTCGAGCCCAAAGTCGTCTTCGAGCAAGAGATCAATCGCCTCAAGGAATACGGCCTCAAACCGCAGATGAAGCTCACCCTTGAACCCTATGAGCGAGACCACGCGATCGTTGTTGGAGCCTTCCGACCATGA